CTATGTAGTGAGCGATTGCTCTAAGCATGAAGAATTGGAGATGGAAGCAAGGCAGTAAGCCAAAGTAGATCTTGGCCATTCACTAGACGCAATTCGGGGAACCTGTGAGGGTGGGTGATGTTAGATGGTATATCGATTGGAATTATTGTTGTTTAAAGAGGCATTGCaattcggatgtagaattttctcccagtcattttgatatattatgcgtatTTTTTCGACTTCGTACGCAGCTAGAAAAGTCATTTGAAGatttcatgtttttttttttgcaaaatacaTCGAAATTCATGTTTTCCAATTTTTCCTATAAGTATACCACTTAATATAAGTATAGTTCAAAGATATTTTTTTTTAAGTTTTTATAATTTTCTGTGATTTTTTGAAAACTAAAAAAGGCGACCCGGGGTTCGTGGATGGTTGaaaaaacttctgtggcgcatccaGCTCCATGCGCCACATAAATACTCAGAATTAGTCAACCCAATAATTGGTCGCGAACCTCACCAGATTTATGTGGCGCATGAAGAGTGGGTGCATCACAGAAATGCCAAATTTTCTGGCGCATGGAGATTGGTGCATCACAGAAATTTCCAATTTAGTGGCCCACGTGCCTGGGTGTGCCATAAATTTTTTTTAGTGCCCCATGGTTATTTCTTGCGCCACAGAATACATTTCTACTTATAAagattttcctagtagtgtaaacTGGTCCATAGTGTATCCCAAATCCTACATCACCCATCCATTCCCACAAACTGCAAACCCCACAGAAACCATCTGCAACAACGACGAGAGTACGTCTTTCCCATGTAAGGCATGCATCGTTTGGTTATTTCAGGCCACCTAAACTTCGACCCAACGACTCCAGCAGAGGAAAAAAGGCGCCGCTTTTCGGTCGTCCAACGCGCATCAACCATCGTTGCTGACTAAAGTAGTCGCATCTCCAAGAGTCCAGGTATACGTGCAGGAGAGCTGCGACGAGAGTGACTGAGAGCCATGTTCGCTTAACTACCATATCTAGCACTGTCCACCGCAGCAGGCGTCAAACCAAACCCTCCACTCAGACTCAGCTTCCATATCAAGCCCGCCCACGGCACACCAAAGACCAAACCCTCCACAGTTCCTGCAGCCTCTCGTGCCAGTTCAGCTCAGTGCCTGCTGTCGGTGTAGCTCCATCTGCATCTGCTACATGGAGAGATCGATGGCTTGGGCGGCGGTGGCGATGGCGGTGCTGTGCTTGACGGCAGCGGCGGTGAGGGTAGGAGCGGATGACGTCGTGGACGAGGACTCGCCCGGGGCGTCCTTCATCTTCGGGGACTCGTTGGTCGACGCCGGGAACAACAACTACCTCTCGACGCTCTCCAAGGCCGATATGAACCCCAACGGGATCGACTTCGCGGCCTCCGGTGGCACGCCCACCGGCCGGTTCACCAACGGCAGGACCATCGCCGACATCATCGGTAAACAATCTAGGAGCTTCAATATTGATCAGTCTTTGTAACCTGAATACATTACTAGTGTCAACTGAACATTAGTCGCCATCAGTTTGTTTTTGTAGGAACCAATTAAGTTACCATCACTCTGTCACTTACATGCACATTCCATTTTCAGGGGAGATGCTTGGGCAGGCGGACTACTCGCCGCCGTTTCTGGCCCCGAACACGACGGGCGGCGCGCTGCTCAACGGCGTGAACTACGCGTCGGGCGGCGCGGGGATCCTGAACGGGACGGGCAGGGTGTTCGTGAACCGGATCAGCATGGACATCCAGATAGACTACTTCAACATCACGAGGCGGCAGCTGGACGACCTGCTGGGCAAGGCCAAGGCCAAGGAGTTCATCCAGAGGAAGGCCATCTTCTCCATCACCGTCGGCTCCAACGACTTCCTCAACAACTACCTCATGCCCGTGCTCTCCGCCGGCACCCGCGTCGCCGAGTCCCCCGACGGCTTCATCAACGACCTCATCATCCACCTCCGCGAGCAGCTCACGGTACGTAACTGGCCCTTGATTTCATCTGCTCGACAATGGCGTATGTACGTGCATGGTCATGATCAGTAACATATGGATATGCAGAGACTGCACGCGCTGGACGCGAGGAAGTTCGTGGTGGCCAACGTGGGCCCGCTGGGGTGCATCCCGTACCAGAAGACGCTGAACCGCGTCGGGGACAACGAGTGCGTGAAGCTGCCCAACACGCTCGCCGCGCAGTACAACGGCCGGCTCCGGGACCTCCTCATCGAGCTCAACGGCGGCAGCGACGGCACCGGCGGGCTCCCCGGCGGGAGGTTCTGCCTGGCgaacgtgtacgacctggtgatgGAGCTGATCGCCAACCACCAGAAGTACGGGTTCAAGACGGCGAGCGTGGCGTGCTGCGGCAAC
This region of Lolium perenne isolate Kyuss_39 chromosome 2, Kyuss_2.0, whole genome shotgun sequence genomic DNA includes:
- the LOC127331660 gene encoding GDSL esterase/lipase At2g23540, producing the protein MERSMAWAAVAMAVLCLTAAAVRVGADDVVDEDSPGASFIFGDSLVDAGNNNYLSTLSKADMNPNGIDFAASGGTPTGRFTNGRTIADIIGEMLGQADYSPPFLAPNTTGGALLNGVNYASGGAGILNGTGRVFVNRISMDIQIDYFNITRRQLDDLLGKAKAKEFIQRKAIFSITVGSNDFLNNYLMPVLSAGTRVAESPDGFINDLIIHLREQLTRLHALDARKFVVANVGPLGCIPYQKTLNRVGDNECVKLPNTLAAQYNGRLRDLLIELNGGSDGTGGLPGGRFCLANVYDLVMELIANHQKYGFKTASVACCGNGGRYAGIVPCGPQSSMCDDRQNHVFWDPYHPSEKANLLLAKYIVDGDSKYISPMNLRKLFKL